The genomic window gtgactcgctcaatacggaagtggtcagatgacgcggatgctacgctacagggctgttttgctagcacagactggaatatgttctgggattcatccaatggcattgaggaatataccacctcagtcaccggcttcatcaataagtgcatcaacgacgtcgtccccacagtgaccgtacgtacatatcccatggattacaggcaacatccgcaccgagcgaaaggctagagctgccgctttcaaggagcgggacactaatctggatgcttataagaagtcccgctatgccctcagacgaaccatcaaacaggcaaagcttcagatttcttataagcatccggattagtgtcccgctccttgaaagcggcagctctagcctactacactggctctgacgctcgtcggatgtagcagcgcttgaaaactattacggactacaaagggaaacccagccgcgagctgcccagtgacgcgagcctaccagacgagctaaatgccttttataatctcttcgaggcaagcaacactaaggcatgcatgagagcaccagctgttccggacgactgtgtgatcacgctctccgtagccaaatGTGTACTAAAGCATGCGCGgacaaactggcaagtgtcttcactgacattttcaacctctccctgaccgagtctgtaatacctacactaccggtcaaaagttttagaacacctactcattcaagggtttttctttatttttactatttgctactttgtagaataatagtgaagacatcaaaactatgaaataacacatatggaatcatgtagtaaccaataaaatgttaaacaaatcaaaatatatgttatacttcaaatagccaccctttgccttgatgacagctttgcacactcttggcattctcacaaccagcttcatgaggtaatcacctggaatgcatttcaattaacaggtgtgccttgttaaaagttaatttgagccaatcagttgtgttgtgacaaggtaggggggtatacagaagataaccctatttggtaaaagaccaagtccatattattgcaagaacagctcaaataagcaaagagaaacgacagtcaatccagaaaatgtcaagaactttgaacgtttcttcaagtgcagtcgcaaaaaccatcaagcactatgatgaaactggctctcatgaggaccgccacagcaatggaagacccagagttacctctgctgcggaggataagttcattagagttcccaggctcagaaattgcagcccaaataaatgcttcacagagttcaagtaacagacacatctcaacatcaactgttcagaggagactgtgtgaatcagtccttcattacagtttagtcatttagcagacgctcttatccagagcaattagggttaaaagccttgttcaagggcacatcaacatatgtttcacctagtcggctcagggattcgaaccagcgaccttttgattactggcccaacgctcctaaccattaagctacctgccgccccatggtcaaattgctgcaaagaaaccactactaaaggacaccaataagaacaagagacttgcttgggccaagaaacacgagcaatggacattagaccggtggaaatgtgtcctttggtctggagtccaaatttgagatttttggttccaaccgccttgtctttgtgagacgcggtgtgggtgaacggatgatctctgcatgtgtatttcccaccataaagcatggaggaggaggtgttatagtgtgggggtgctttgctggtgacactgtctgtgatttatttagaattcaagccacacttaaccagcattgctatcacagcattctgcattaatacgccatcccatctggtttgggcttagtgggacaatcatttgtttttcaaaaggacaatgacccaacacacttccaggctgtgtaagggctattttaccaagaaggagggtgatggagtgcagcatcagatgacctggcctccacaatcccccaacctcaaccatattgagatggtttgggaggagtcggacctcagagtgaaggaaaagcagccaaccagtgctcagcatatgtgggaactccttcaagactgttggaaaagcattccaggtgaagctggttgagagaatgccaagagtgtgcaaagctgtcatcaaggcaaatggtggctatttgaagaatctcaaatataaaatatattttgattcgtttaacacttttttggttactacatgattccatatgtgttatttcataattttgatgtcttcactattattctacaatgtaaaaaaaaatcaagaaaaacccttgaatgagtaggtgttctaaaacttttgaccggtagtgtacgtgtTTCAAACAGACCATCATAGACCCTGTGCACAAGAAAGCGAAGgtgacctgcctaaatgattaccgccccgtagcactcatgtcggtagccatgaagtgctttgaaaggctggtcatggctcacatcaacaccatcatgccggagacccactccaattcgcataccgccccaacagatccacagatcacgcaatctcaatcgcactccacactgccctttcccacctggacacctatgtgagaatgctgttcattgactacagctcagcgtttaacaccatagtgcacacaaagatcatcactaagctaaggaccctgggactaaacaccttcctctgcaactggatcctggacttcctgacaggctgcccccatgtggtaagggtaggcaacaacacatctgccacgctgatcctcaacatgggggcccctcaggggttcgtgcttagtcccctcctgtactccctgttcacccacgactgcgtggccaagcacgagtccaacaccatcattaagtttgctgacgacacaacagtggtaggcctgatcaccgacaacgatgagacagccaataggaaggaggtcagagacttggcagtgtggtgccaacctctccctcaatgtgagcaagacaaaggagctgattgtggactataggaaaaggagggccgaacaggcccccattaacatcgacagggctgtagcggagcgggtcgagagtttcaagttccttggtgtccacatcaccaatgaactatcatggtccaaacacaccaaaacagtcgtgaagaggtccccagatcctcaaaaagttatacagctgcaccatcgagagcattctgaccagttgcatcaccgcctggtatggcaactgctcggcatctgaccgtcaggcgctacagagggtagtgcgtacggcccagtacatacatcacaggggccaagcttcctgccattcaggacctatatactaggcggtgtcagaggaaggcccaaaaaatggtcagaCTCTAGTCACCCaagtcaaagactgttctctctgcttccgcatggcaagcggtaccggagcgccaactctaggtcaaaaaggctccttaacagcttctacccccaagccataagactgctgaacaattaataaaatggctacccaaacaatttttttacgctgctgctactctctgtttattatctatgcatagtcactttacccctacctacatgtacatattacctcaattacctggactaacctgtacccccgcacattgactcggtacccccaGTATATAGCTtctttattgttattttgttcTTATTTTTCctttcctttagtttatttagtaaatattttcttaactcttattttcttaaaactacattgttggggcctcccgagtggcgcagcggtctaaggcactgcatcgcactgctagaggcatcactacagacccgggttcgatcccgggctgtttcacaaccggccgtgatcgggagtctcATAGGGCgctgcgcaattggcccagcgtcgtccgggttaggggagggtttggccagaagggggctttacttggatcatcgcgctctagcgactccttatgGCGGgctgggcacctgcaggctgacctcggtcaatagttgaacggtgtttcctcccacacattggtgcggctggcttccgggttaagcaggcaggtgttaagaagcgcggtttggcgagtcatgtttcggaggacgcgcgactcgaccttcgcctcccgagctcGTTGggaagttgcagcgatgagacaagatcgaaattgaggagaaaaagggtgtaaaataaaacaaaatgcattgttggttttagggcttgtaaggaagcatttcacggtaaggtttacacctgttgtattcggttcATGGAACATCAGGCCGGagcagaggggggtgggggggtcattTAGTTAGTCATTCTACTCCATATTTATGAATTCATTAATTCATCAAATGCTCATTCATTTCCCCATACTGTACATTGTATTGTCTTGCCATTACATAAGGTTTCATTGTTCATGTTATATTTTTTCAGATTTCTGAAGCGTACCCAGATTACCACCTGTCTGACAcgaacagtgagggaaaaaagtatttggtcccctgctgattttgtacgtttgcccactgacaaagaaacgatcagtctataattttaatggtaggtttatttgaacagtgagagacagaataacaacaacaaaaaaccagaaaaacgcatgtcaaaaatgttataaattgatttgcattttaatgagggaaataagtatttgacccctctgcaaaacatgacttagtacttggtggcaaaacccttgttggcaatcacagacgtcagacgtttcttgtagttggccaccaggtttgcacacatctcaggagggattttgttccactcctctttgcagatcttctccaagtcattaaggtttcgaggctgacgtttggcaactcaaaccttcagttccctccacagattttctatgggattaaggtctggagactggctaggccactccagaaccttaatgtgcttcttcttgagccactcctttgttgccttggccgtgtgttttggatcattgtcatgctggaatacccatccacaacccattttcaatgccctggctgagggaaggaggttctcaaccaagatttgacggtacatggccccgtccatcgtcactttgatgcggtgaagtccccttagcagaaaaacacccccaaagcataatgtttccacctccatgtttgatggtggggatggtgttcttggggtcataggcagcattcctcctcctccaaacacggcgagttgatgccaaagagctcgattttggtctcatctgaccacaacactttcacccagttatcctctgaatcattcagatgttctttggcaaacttcagacgggcctgtgtatgtgctttcttgagcagggggaccttgcgggcgctgcaggatttccgttcttcacgacgtagtgttaccaattgttttcttggtgactatggtcccagctgccttgagatcattgacaagatcctcctgtgtagttctgggctgattcctcaccgttctcatgatcattgcaactccacgaggtgagatcttgcatggagccccaggccgagggagattgacagttattttgtgtttcttccatttgcgaataatcgcaccaactgttgtcaccttctcaccaagctgcttggcgatggtcttgtagcccattccagccttgtgtaggtctacaatcttgtccctgacatccttggagagctctttggtcttggccatggtggagagtttggaatctgattgattcgattgcttctgtggacaggtgtcttttatacaggtaacaagctgagattaggagcactccctttaagagtgtgctcctaatctcagctcgttacctgtataaaagacacctgggagccagaaatctttctgattgagagggggtcaaatacttatttccctcattaaaatgcaaatcaatttataacatttttgacatgcgtttttctggattttttagttgttattctgtctctcactgttcaaataaacctaccattaaaattatagaccgataatttctttgtcagtgggcaaacgtacgaaatcagcaggggatcaaatactttttccccctcactgtacatcaagTAGACTACGAAAATTGTGATTTTCTCTATGGCCACTCTGTACATGGCCATGATCACACTCTCTTTGAGTCACACACACTTTAGTGGCTTTCAAATATACCTGAGGGTTTCCAGTCCCCTTTAACATTGTTTCAACTTTGTCACAAAATGTGCCTCTCAATTTACAGATGCCTTCTCAATGAAGACTGGAATTCTTCGCCGATTATCTCCCATAGAAGTGAAGGTGTGTTCCATTGGGAATGACTGGCATCACACATTTGCCAAAAAAAAAAAGGCTAAAATAGCCAGTAGGACCTAAAACTATTCTGTCTGAATAGATTATTTTATGATACAGTCATTGTTTTAATTGTAACAaagtgtatatttttgtactgaATCTATGTTAATACCTCATGCTCAGCAATTCATAAATACATCAATAATGACAGTCAAAACTCAAGAACATTGCGTCAGtgtttgcaaaaaaaaataaGTGCTGTGTCTGTTGGTCTTTAAAACATGCTTTCTGCCCATCGAAAAACAAGACAAATGGGAAACTTCTGTTCTTTTAATAAAATTGTTGAAAACAAATCAATTCATGAataatacttttaaaaaatgtaatctcACAATTGAATGGTAAGCCATTATACTTGGACTGACATAAGAACATCTACAGTGAATAGTACTGCTCCCAGTGACGGCCCATTCCAGTCAAAAGGATAGGGAGGACTCAGGTACTGCATTTGATCACACAAATGTACTCTATAATTCAGAATTGGCAACAATTAAAAAATTTGACATATTGAGCGAGTCAACTTTTGCATGGTCATAAATATGCTATAGACATGAAACCACCAGCATCCAAGTggtaaaaaaatattatttttttaaattataaaaaGTTTAAAAATGTAAAACACTAAAAATTCTAACATGAAAATAGTGATCCCAGATCACCAAAAATATTTAGACAATTCACATATTTATTTTCACCATAACACTGAAAACATGCAATAAAACAAAATGGGGTTGTTGTGTCAATTACAATTGGACCATCTTCCTGACAATTTTGTTACTGAACGCTTTCCCAAAACAAAGTTACTATTCCAGTACCTATAATATCCCTTATTCATGACTTTGGGTTTCCAAACATATTTTTCAAAGGTTAATCGTCAGGGCAGTTTGTGAATTATTTCCCTTCTCTGCCATAGTTTCTGGTGAAGAACGAGGGGGATTCGTGACCATCTTTATCAAGAGTTCATCATCGGAGTTCTCCTCTTCCCCtggcaaataaacaaacaaacaactatAGGTGCTACATAATGGGTAGAGAATGGCCGACTTCAATGTTATCTATCAAACAGTGCAGCTGTAGACAATGTCAAAGATATTCCAAATGGGAAGGGAAATATACAATAAGAGGAATTCTTACCTGCACTTCTTTCACCTGTGTTTCCCACGTTGGCTCTATCGTTATCTTCCAATACTTCTTTAGTGTCACATTTCTCCAGAATAACCATAAGGTTCTTCATTGGTGGATTTCTCACCATCTTCTTAATCAAGGGCTCATCGTCTGAGCTGTCATCCAAAGAACCTGATAAAGCAATACAAATCCAACtattgcatacagtgagggaaaaaagtatttgatcccctgccgattttgtacgtttgcccactgacaaagaaatgatcagtctataattttaacggtaggtttatttgaacagtgagagacagaataacaacaacaaaaaatccagaaaaacgcatgtcaaaaatgttataaattgatttgcattttaatgagggaaataagtatttgacccctctgcaaaacatgacttagtacttggtggcaaaacccttgttggcaatcacagatcagacgtttcttgtagttggccaccaggtttgcacacatctcaggagggattttgtcccactcctctttgcagatcttctccaagtcattaaggttttgaggctgatgtttggcaactcgaaccttcagctccctccacatattttctatgggattaaggtctggagactggctaggccactccaggaccttaatgtgcttcttcttgagccactcctttgttgccttggccgtgtgttttgggtcattgtcatgctggaatacccatccacaacccattttcaatgccctggctgagggaaggaggttctcacccaagatttgacggtacatggccccgtccatcgtccctttgatgcggtgaagttgtcctgtccccttagcagaaaaacacccccaaagcataatgtttccacctccatgtttgacggtggggatggtgttcttggggtcataggcagcattcctcctcctcggaacacggcgagttgagttgatgccaaagagctccattttggtctcatctgaccacaacactttcacccagttctcctctgaatcattcagatgttctttggcaaacttcagacggtaatgtatatgtgctttcttgagcagggggaccttgcgggcgctgcaggatttcagtccttcacggcgtagtgtgttaccaattgttttcttggtgactatggtcccagctgccttgagatcattgacaagatcctcccgtgtagttctgggctgattcctcaccgttctcatgatcattgcaactccacgaggtgagatcttgcatggagccccaggccgagggagattgacagtccttttgtgtttcttccatttgcgaataatcgcaccaactgttgtcaccttctcaccaagctgcttggcgatggtcttgtagcccattccagccttgtgtaggtctataatcttgtccctgacatccttggagagctctttggtcttggccatggtggagaatttggaatctgattgattgattgcttctgtggacaggtgtcttttataaaggtaacaaactgagattaggagcactccctttaagagtgtttccctaatctcagctcgttacctgtataaaagacacctgggagccagaaatctttctgattgagagggggtcaaatacttatttccctcattaaaatgcaaatcaatttataacatttttgacatgcgtttttctggatttttttgttgttattctgtctctcactgttcaaataaacctaccattaaaattatagactgatcatttctttgtcagtgggcaaacctacaaaatcagcaggggatcaaatacttttttccctcactgtaacaagaCACAACCTATTATATTCTAGGGTGTATTTTGGATTGTGTTGAAATCTATGCTTCAACAAGTGCTGAAAAAGTATTCTCACCTTCACTTGTGCTTTGAACAACTTTGGTGCTCCGTCTGATGACTGCTTTGTTCACAATGTCTGCTCTGGTCTTCTTTCTGGCTACCACAGTCTTTCCTGATACACTCCTCTTCTTTGCTGGTGTCGTGGTCTTCTTTACAGCTTTATGAGGCTTCTTAACTAGATTTATCAAGGGCTCGTCATCAGAATCAGAGCCCACCTCTTCCTCTGACAATTCAAACAGGATGAAGGAAAAATATGAGAGAAATTCAACGACCCATCTATAACATGATCTGGCAGCATACTGCGCAATAACTTCAAAAAATTTGCTCTGCAGGATTAGTTACCTCTGCTTATTTCCCCTTTAATTTGactacagttgttgttgttggatTCCTTAGCGACACACCTCTTCGGTATTGTCCTGTCGGTCTCTTTGGATGGAGACCTCTTGGTCAGATGTATTAATGGCTCATCATCAGAGCTGTCATCCGAGGTCTCTGATCATGCAATCAGAAAA from Coregonus clupeaformis isolate EN_2021a chromosome 17, ASM2061545v1, whole genome shotgun sequence includes these protein-coding regions:
- the LOC121586796 gene encoding nucleolar protein dao-5 isoform X2, with translation MVETRTVKKKPQPIEPNGTQSEKEQNQEPDPQSKNSTRKDSGLDDTSDDEPLTKLVNKIPRPKKATVEAERPGTTNIKRGTGNGIKKTNNKITGSTQNEDSYDSSDDEPLIKMVKKIPKQTSLPFKKRPFNTAREVNDVKKCRNNSKNANNISTDSSSGDSSDDVPLIKMVDKLKAQKRTKIPTTTARKTPGIKKPSRDLKKHNRRIETSDDSSDDEPLIHLTKRSPSKETDRTIPKRCVAKESNNNNCSQIKGEISREEEVGSDSDDEPLINLVKKPHKAVKKTTTPAKKRSVSGKTVVARKKTRADIVNKAVIRRSTKVVQSTSEGSLDDSSDDEPLIKKMVRNPPMKNLMVILEKCDTKEVLEDNDRANVGNTGERSAGEEENSDDELLIKMVTNPPRSSPETMAEKGNNSQTALTINL